A single Diachasmimorpha longicaudata isolate KC_UGA_2023 chromosome 10, iyDiaLong2, whole genome shotgun sequence DNA region contains:
- the LOC135166359 gene encoding vesicle-associated membrane protein 2-like, which produces MDGGGYSGDGDLGGPRTPQQAVSTKKLQQTQAKVDEVVGIMKVNVEKVLERDQKLSELDDRADALQQGAAQFEQQAGKLKRKYWWKNLKMMIIIGIICVIILIIIIVSVVPSSSDNDAH; this is translated from the exons ATGGACGGTGGAGGATACTCAGGCGATGGCGACCTTGGAGGCCCGAGGACACCGCAGCAGGCAGTGtcaacgaaaaaattgcaGCAGACACAGGCAAAGGTTGATGAGGTGGTGGGAATTATGAAGGTAAATGTCGAGAAAGTCCTGGAGAGAGACCAGAAACTTTCAGAATTGGACGACAGGGCTGATGCGCTTCAACAGGGAGCTGCACAGTTCGAGCAGCAggctggaaaattgaaaaggaaaTACTGGTGGAAGAACCTCAAGATGATGATCATAATTGGAATCATTTGTGTTATTattctcattattattattg TGTCAGTAGTACCGAGCTCAAGTGATAACGACGCCCACTAA